The DNA segment CCATTTCCTGCTACCCGTCACCGGAACGCTTACTTCATCTCCGGTTCTGCTCCAGGCGGGAAATTTTCAAGAATTTTAGCCACCGCTTCATTGATATCGCGCTGCATATCCTCAGCATTGCGGTAGTCCCGAACAATCCTTGTCGCCACACCACGCCAAACCAGCTCTTTTGTCCGAGCATCGATAATATCGATAACCAAAGAACCTTCATCATAGTAGCTGACAAAAGTATATCCTCCATAAGGCCCCCACCAAGGCGTATACCATCGATAAGGGCCATAGGGAACCCCGACGCCGAAGCTATTGTGGTAGGTTTTCTGCTTCTTCACACCGGCATGGGTATAAACGATAAAATCCGCATTTTCAGAACCTGTAAGCCTGAAACCTTTAGCACGAAGCTGCTCATTGACGGCAGCCTGTACTCTCTTGTACACCAGCGGATTTTCAACAAGCACATCCCCTTTTCTTATCCCTTCGCTTTCCACCGGCCATCTGTAGTTCTGAAAAGACTTGAAATCATACTTCTGATCATAATCCGACACTACCGAAAAAGCCGAACACCCTGAAAGAAAAATCACTATGAACAGGTAAAAACAAAAACGACCGTTTGCCATAACCGCACCTCCCTCAATGCTTTTTTCTCTCTTACACCTATAAAAATTCTAACACGCACCCGTACCTGTAAGTTTCCCTTGTTCTTGCTTGTCTTCGAGAGCTTTTTTCCAGTTTCGGCTGACAGACTTTACCCTGAATCGTTATATTTCCAGTGACCCATCCATCATGTAGATAAACACGACCATATGACTATCAGGGAAATACTTGAAGTCTATAAGCACGTTGCCGTTATCGGCGTTTCCGAAAAACGCGGAAAACCCAGCCGCAACGTAACAAAATATCTTATCCACGCCGGGTACACAATTTATCCTGTCAACCCCAACCTGAACAGTGTTTTTGGCATCACATGCTACCCTTCCCTGCTCGAAATACCCGCCGAAAAAAGAAACCTTATTGAAATAGTGGATATTTTTCGAAAATCGGAAGACGTCGAGCCGATTGTCGACCAGGCGATCGAGATCGGGGCGAAAGTCATCTGGATGCAGCTTGGCATAACCAATGATGCGGCTTCCCGCAAAGCAGAACAGGCAGGACTTGAAGTCATACAAAACCGTTGCATAGCTGTCGAACACAGCCTCCTGGCCGGAAGATAAACCATCTGATCCCAAAACATCTTTTTTCATTTTTTACTTTTGAAGTTTGGCCATTCTTTTATCTATTCCACTTATTATGGTCAGCATTACACAATTGCCGAACATACGTCAGATGAGCATTCTTTTTTTCACAGTCCTATAGCTTGCAACCATATCCGACTGAATAACAACAGGTTATGTGTAAGTTATCGATGCTTTAGAAGTAAGATTCAAACATCCGGTTCAGGCAGGAAAAGCCTTGCCCCGATCAACCAAAGAAATCAGCAAGACATGTCCGATCGCGTAGTAGCACTTCTTTTCGGAGGAAAATCCCCAGAACACGAAATCTCGATTATTTCGGCAAAAGCTATTGCCGAACATATCGATAAACAGAAATACACCATTTATCCACTCTACATCTCACAAAACGGTGAATGGTTCATGGGCCGAACCGCCCAGGAAATTCTTGACCTCGATATGTCCAGCTTGCTGAAACAGCATTCTCTTGAGGAAACCGGTTATCAGCTGCGCAACATGACGGAAAACCGTGAAAATGATCTTTTCAGATTTGATTTTCAGCAAA comes from the Prosthecochloris marina genome and includes:
- a CDS encoding DUF4136 domain-containing protein, with the protein product MANGRFCFYLFIVIFLSGCSAFSVVSDYDQKYDFKSFQNYRWPVESEGIRKGDVLVENPLVYKRVQAAVNEQLRAKGFRLTGSENADFIVYTHAGVKKQKTYHNSFGVGVPYGPYRWYTPWWGPYGGYTFVSYYDEGSLVIDIIDARTKELVWRGVATRIVRDYRNAEDMQRDINEAVAKILENFPPGAEPEMK
- a CDS encoding CoA-binding protein: MTIREILEVYKHVAVIGVSEKRGKPSRNVTKYLIHAGYTIYPVNPNLNSVFGITCYPSLLEIPAEKRNLIEIVDIFRKSEDVEPIVDQAIEIGAKVIWMQLGITNDAASRKAEQAGLEVIQNRCIAVEHSLLAGR